Proteins co-encoded in one Kribbella solani genomic window:
- a CDS encoding NAD(P)H-binding protein, whose amino-acid sequence MSKILVIGARGRAARAAITEATERGHDVLGVARTPDTPAAGAASGAGVGDPDVGGAGVGAAGAAGVGGGGVVVGDVTDAARVAELARGRDAVVAAVYDGGSDPSAFFPAAARALVDGLTKAGVNRLVWVGLASILPTADGTLLMDTDGYPREYRSFFLAHQAALDVFAASTLDWVSIAPTGDFDHADPARRGGYRVAPGNAEDLISYADLAVALIDEVDHPAHHRTAIGVVV is encoded by the coding sequence GTGAGCAAGATTCTGGTGATCGGAGCCCGCGGACGAGCCGCCCGCGCGGCAATCACCGAGGCGACAGAACGCGGTCACGACGTACTAGGCGTCGCACGCACGCCGGACACGCCGGCCGCCGGCGCTGCGAGCGGTGCGGGCGTCGGTGATCCGGATGTCGGTGGTGCGGGCGTCGGTGCTGCAGGTGCGGCGGGTGTCGGCGGGGGTGGGGTGGTCGTGGGGGATGTGACCGATGCGGCGCGGGTTGCCGAGTTGGCGCGGGGGCGGGATGCGGTGGTCGCGGCGGTGTACGACGGGGGCAGCGACCCGTCGGCGTTCTTCCCGGCCGCGGCGCGGGCGCTGGTCGACGGTTTGACGAAGGCGGGCGTGAACCGCCTGGTCTGGGTCGGGCTCGCGTCGATCCTGCCGACCGCCGACGGTACGTTGCTGATGGACACCGACGGGTACCCACGCGAGTACCGCTCGTTCTTCCTCGCCCACCAGGCCGCCCTCGACGTCTTCGCGGCATCGACCCTGGACTGGGTTTCGATCGCCCCGACCGGCGATTTCGACCACGCCGACCCGGCCCGCAGGGGCGGCTACCGCGTTGCCCCCGGCAACGCCGAGGACCTCATCTCGTACGCCGACCTGGCGGTTGCCCTGATCGACGAAGTGGACCACCCTGCCCACCACCGTACGGCGATCGGCGTAGTGGTCTAG